The Xanthomonas fragariae genome has a segment encoding these proteins:
- a CDS encoding recombination-associated protein RdgC, producing MFFRNLTLFRFPTTLDFSEIDTLLPQVQLKPVGPLEMSSRGFISPFGRDEQEVLSHRLEDFLWLTVGSEDKILPGAVVNDLLERKVAEIEEKEGRRPGGKARKRLKDDLIHELLPRAFVKSSRTDAILDLQHGYIAVNTSSRKSGENVMSQIRGALGSFPALPLNAEVAPRAILTGWIAGEPLPEGLSLGEECEMKDPIEGGAVVKCQHQELRGDEIDKHLEAGKQVTKLALVLDDNLSFVLGDDLVIRKLKFLDGALDQLEHSDDDGARAELDARFALMSAEVRRLFLLLETALKLSKAE from the coding sequence ATGTTCTTTCGCAATCTCACCTTGTTCCGTTTTCCGACCACGCTGGATTTTTCCGAAATCGATACGCTGTTGCCGCAGGTGCAGCTCAAGCCGGTCGGCCCACTGGAAATGAGCTCGCGCGGTTTCATCTCCCCGTTCGGTCGCGACGAGCAGGAAGTGCTTTCGCACCGCCTGGAAGATTTTTTGTGGCTCACCGTCGGTAGTGAGGACAAGATCCTGCCCGGCGCGGTTGTCAACGATCTGCTCGAGCGCAAGGTCGCCGAGATCGAAGAGAAAGAAGGCCGTCGCCCCGGTGGTAAAGCCCGCAAGCGGCTCAAGGACGACCTGATCCATGAGCTGCTGCCGCGCGCTTTCGTCAAGAGCTCGCGCACCGACGCCATCCTGGATCTGCAGCATGGCTACATCGCGGTCAACACCTCCAGCCGCAAGAGCGGTGAGAACGTGATGAGCCAGATCCGTGGCGCGCTCGGCAGCTTCCCGGCACTGCCGTTGAACGCCGAAGTGGCACCGCGCGCCATCCTCACCGGCTGGATCGCCGGCGAGCCCTTGCCCGAAGGCCTGAGCCTGGGCGAAGAGTGCGAGATGAAGGACCCCATCGAAGGCGGCGCGGTGGTCAAGTGCCAGCATCAGGAACTGCGTGGCGACGAGATCGACAAGCATCTGGAAGCCGGCAAGCAGGTCACCAAGCTGGCGCTGGTGCTGGACGACAATCTGTCGTTCGTGCTCGGCGACGATCTGGTGATCCGCAAGCTCAAGTTCCTCGACGGCGCACTGGACCAGCTCGAGCACAGTGACGACGACGGCGCTCGCGCCGAACTCGATGCACGCTTCGCACTGATGAGCGCCGAAGTGCGACGCTTGTTCCTGTTGCTGGAAACGGCGTTAAAACTCAGCAAGGCCGAGTAA
- a CDS encoding SprT family zinc-dependent metalloprotease yields MFKSARRLIAPTPQVVERDFVRLQLDGREIAVLRVRDPRARRIKLSVDERGARLTLPIRASLVSGERFLLAHLEWLSTQLSRYRQVDAFPALDRGVPGQLPLRGALLPLSWHEGRYARIEITDNGAQFQVPARLGDSGVRRTLKEFYEAQARADVGRWLPSYLPGLPRAPARLRLKVMSSQWGSLAPDGSMALDLALVLGRSSAFEYVLVHELCHLVQANHSPAFWAEVEQRFPAWRDERSYFHAHGRQLKAQLRRLLQAE; encoded by the coding sequence ATGTTCAAGTCCGCCCGCCGCCTTATCGCGCCCACACCGCAGGTGGTCGAACGCGACTTCGTGCGCCTTCAATTGGACGGACGCGAGATCGCGGTGCTGCGGGTGCGCGACCCGCGTGCGCGGCGCATCAAACTCAGTGTGGACGAGCGTGGCGCGCGCCTGACCTTGCCGATTCGCGCAAGCTTGGTGTCCGGCGAACGGTTTTTGCTCGCGCATCTGGAGTGGCTGAGTACGCAGCTGTCGCGTTATCGGCAAGTCGATGCATTTCCAGCGCTCGACCGTGGTGTGCCTGGGCAGCTACCGTTGCGCGGTGCGTTGCTGCCACTGAGCTGGCACGAAGGGCGTTATGCGCGCATCGAGATCACCGATAACGGCGCGCAATTCCAGGTGCCTGCGCGATTAGGCGATTCCGGTGTACGCCGCACGCTGAAGGAATTTTACGAAGCGCAGGCACGTGCCGATGTCGGCCGCTGGTTGCCGAGCTATCTGCCCGGCTTGCCGCGCGCACCGGCACGTCTGCGGCTGAAAGTGATGTCCTCGCAGTGGGGCTCGCTCGCACCGGATGGCTCGATGGCGCTGGACCTGGCGCTGGTGCTCGGTCGCTCATCCGCTTTCGAATACGTGCTGGTGCATGAGCTTTGCCATCTGGTGCAGGCCAACCACTCGCCCGCGTTCTGGGCCGAAGTGGAACAGCGCTTCCCCGCCTGGCGCGACGAGCGCAGCTATTTCCACGCACACGGCCGCCAACTCAAGGCGCAATTGCGGCGTTTGTTGCAGGCCGAGTGA
- a CDS encoding alpha/beta fold hydrolase: MEPYACGLDIGRITGLRNHERGPRRVLALHGWLDNAASFLPLSAHLQAHDLDLVLLDLPGHGHSAWLPVGAEYTLSGAIGILLQVADELGWERFSVLGHSLGGGVASLLAAAAPERIEALIAIEALGALAEPVESTATRLRDAVASARTLPQRPLRVFPSMEMPIRARMMANQLTEPAARLLVERGVCVVEGGYNWCSDPRLTLPTAIRMTEAQIEVLLASVACPTQAIFAKPAQPYFPDALRDHRVALMRDARLHLLAGTHHVHMEAPAAVAAVINGFLAELPLPRG; the protein is encoded by the coding sequence TTGGAGCCGTATGCGTGTGGCCTGGACATCGGCCGGATCACTGGGCTGCGCAATCACGAACGCGGCCCGCGCCGGGTGCTGGCACTGCATGGCTGGCTCGATAACGCGGCAAGCTTTCTGCCGCTGAGCGCGCATCTGCAGGCACACGACCTGGATCTGGTATTGCTCGATCTGCCCGGCCACGGCCATAGCGCGTGGTTGCCGGTGGGTGCCGAATACACGCTCAGCGGTGCGATCGGCATTCTGTTGCAGGTGGCCGATGAACTAGGCTGGGAGCGCTTCAGCGTGCTCGGCCATTCGTTAGGCGGCGGCGTTGCGAGCTTGTTGGCGGCGGCGGCGCCGGAGCGCATCGAAGCATTGATCGCGATCGAGGCCTTGGGCGCACTGGCCGAACCGGTGGAAAGCACCGCCACCCGGCTGCGCGATGCGGTGGCCTCGGCACGCACGCTGCCGCAGCGGCCATTACGCGTGTTTCCGTCGATGGAGATGCCGATACGCGCGCGCATGATGGCCAACCAGCTCACCGAGCCGGCCGCACGGCTGCTGGTCGAACGCGGCGTGTGCGTGGTCGAAGGTGGTTACAACTGGTGCAGCGACCCGCGCCTGACCCTGCCCACCGCGATCCGCATGACCGAGGCGCAGATCGAGGTACTGCTGGCGTCCGTCGCCTGCCCCACCCAGGCGATCTTCGCCAAACCGGCGCAGCCGTATTTCCCGGATGCCCTGCGCGATCATCGCGTGGCGCTGATGCGCGATGCCCGCCTTCACCTGCTGGCGGGCACGCATCATGTGCATATGGAAGCGCCTGCGGCAGTGGCGGCGGTGATCAATGGGTTTTTGGCCGAGTTGCCGCTGCCGCGCGGCTGA
- the hemH gene encoding ferrochelatase: MAHMNTTPDTALLVVNLGTPESPTAPAVRRYLAEFLSDRRVVAIPPLFWKPLLYGVILPIRGPKSAEKYAKVWLPDGSPLAVYTRRLAEGLKEVMADWHVEWAMRYGAPALRKTLDALRARGIKRLVVLPLYPQYSTTTTASIQDVVDAWRPSAPEIAVEVIQEYCEDAGWVAAIADSIRAHWQTHGRSEKLMFSFHGLPQRVANAGDPYSQQCERSAQAIVAALGLGADEWQMGYQSRFGAERWLQPYAEPTLWKLAEDGVRSFDLVCPGFATDCLETLEEVALGFAETLAERGATLSYIPCLNASDAHAQALAAVARRA, from the coding sequence ATGGCGCACATGAACACGACTCCCGATACTGCCCTGCTGGTTGTCAACCTCGGTACGCCCGAATCGCCTACCGCCCCGGCCGTGCGCCGCTACCTGGCTGAGTTTCTCAGCGATCGCCGCGTGGTCGCGATCCCGCCGCTGTTCTGGAAGCCGCTGCTGTATGGGGTAATCCTGCCGATCCGTGGGCCCAAGTCGGCCGAGAAATACGCCAAAGTCTGGCTGCCGGACGGCTCGCCACTGGCGGTGTACACGCGTCGTCTGGCCGAAGGTCTGAAAGAGGTGATGGCCGACTGGCACGTGGAGTGGGCCATGCGTTACGGCGCCCCGGCGCTGCGCAAGACGCTGGATGCACTGCGTGCGCGCGGCATCAAGCGCCTCGTGGTGCTGCCGCTGTATCCGCAGTATTCCACCACCACCACCGCCTCGATCCAGGACGTGGTGGATGCGTGGCGCCCGAGCGCGCCAGAAATTGCGGTGGAGGTGATTCAGGAATATTGCGAAGACGCCGGCTGGGTCGCTGCGATCGCCGATTCGATCCGCGCGCATTGGCAGACCCATGGGCGCAGTGAAAAGCTGATGTTTTCCTTCCACGGCCTGCCGCAACGCGTGGCCAATGCCGGCGATCCGTATTCGCAGCAATGCGAGCGCAGCGCGCAGGCGATCGTCGCTGCGCTGGGCCTGGGCGCGGACGAATGGCAGATGGGCTACCAGTCGCGCTTCGGTGCGGAACGCTGGCTGCAGCCCTACGCCGAGCCGACGCTGTGGAAACTGGCCGAAGACGGCGTGCGCAGCTTCGATCTGGTCTGCCCCGGATTCGCCACCGATTGCCTGGAAACGCTGGAAGAAGTGGCGCTGGGCTTTGCCGAAACGCTGGCCGAGCGCGGTGCCACGCTGAGCTATATCCCCTGCCTCAACGCCAGCGATGCGCATGCGCAGGCACTGGCCGCCGTGGCGCGCCGCGCGTGA
- a CDS encoding lipid-binding SYLF domain-containing protein — MPRLSRLALLLSLTFAAGHAVAGPEEDQRARNAVRVLNEIMKIPEQAIPDKLLDEARAIVVIPDTLKAGLVIGGRRGHGLMSMKNADGSWSQPVFVKLTGGSIGFQAGVQSSDVVLVFRNDRSLDNIVNGKFTLGADAGVAAGPVGRNAAAATDGELKAEIWSWSRARGLFAGVALDGAVLQIDDAADLNAYGGGATPRMIFEGRTNERPSTDVIAFRDRLEEATYTARANRGSNGGATEPRPAPPPPTQVPTTPPAPVNEASTVPMQPSTNPPPQQGFQPVSEGEIRSESLDGNR; from the coding sequence ATGCCTCGTTTGTCGCGCCTGGCCTTGTTGTTGTCGCTGACTTTCGCCGCCGGCCACGCCGTCGCCGGCCCGGAAGAGGACCAACGCGCACGTAATGCGGTGCGGGTGCTCAACGAGATCATGAAGATCCCCGAGCAGGCCATCCCGGACAAACTGCTCGACGAAGCACGCGCTATCGTGGTCATCCCCGACACCCTCAAGGCCGGCTTGGTGATCGGCGGCCGTCGCGGGCACGGCCTGATGTCGATGAAGAACGCCGACGGCAGCTGGTCGCAGCCGGTGTTCGTCAAGCTCACCGGCGGCAGCATCGGCTTCCAGGCGGGCGTGCAGTCTTCCGACGTGGTGCTGGTGTTCCGCAACGACCGCAGCCTGGACAACATCGTCAACGGTAAATTCACCCTTGGCGCCGATGCCGGTGTAGCTGCAGGCCCAGTCGGTCGCAATGCCGCCGCGGCGACCGATGGTGAACTCAAGGCCGAAATCTGGTCGTGGTCGCGCGCCCGCGGTCTGTTCGCTGGCGTCGCGCTGGACGGTGCCGTGCTGCAGATCGACGATGCCGCCGACCTCAATGCCTACGGCGGCGGCGCCACCCCGCGCATGATCTTCGAGGGCCGCACCAACGAGCGCCCGTCCACCGACGTGATCGCCTTCCGCGATCGCTTGGAAGAGGCCACCTACACCGCGCGCGCCAATCGCGGCAGCAATGGCGGGGCCACCGAGCCGCGGCCGGCACCGCCGCCTCCAACGCAGGTTCCGACCACCCCGCCAGCGCCGGTCAACGAAGCCAGCACCGTGCCGATGCAGCCCAGCACCAACCCGCCTCCGCAGCAGGGATTTCAGCCGGTGTCAGAAGGCGAAATTCGCAGCGAATCCTTAGACGGCAACCGATGA
- the tatA gene encoding Sec-independent protein translocase subunit TatA yields the protein MGSFSIWHWLIVLVIVLLVFGTKRLTSGAKDLGSAVKEFKKGMHDDDKPAGKLGDDSRIAEQAREAQTERDRDAR from the coding sequence ATGGGCAGTTTCAGCATTTGGCACTGGCTGATCGTGCTGGTGATCGTGTTGCTGGTATTCGGTACCAAGCGGCTCACCAGCGGTGCCAAGGACCTCGGCAGCGCGGTCAAAGAATTCAAGAAAGGCATGCACGACGACGACAAGCCGGCCGGCAAGCTCGGTGATGACTCCCGCATTGCCGAGCAGGCGCGGGAGGCACAGACCGAACGCGACCGCGACGCGCGCTGA
- the tatB gene encoding Sec-independent protein translocase protein TatB encodes MFDIGVGELTLIAVVALVVLGPERLPKAARFAGLWVRRARAQWDSVKQELERELEAEELKRSLRDVQASLRGAEDQLRNTQQQVEQGACALHDDVGRDIDIRSSATPLELAHADVSAGANSSVGGNAEPTPGLAAGAADAAGSATAAPLIAQAQPIAPAPHQTLIPAPHDPVVPAPHAAHLTSAPAQTPVTATPIAPSASTELTAPTELTAPSKIQEKQP; translated from the coding sequence GTGTTTGACATAGGTGTTGGCGAACTGACGCTGATTGCGGTCGTCGCACTGGTGGTGCTCGGCCCCGAGCGTTTGCCCAAGGCGGCCCGATTTGCCGGACTGTGGGTCCGTCGTGCCCGCGCGCAATGGGATTCGGTCAAGCAGGAACTGGAACGCGAGCTCGAGGCCGAAGAACTCAAGCGCAGCCTGCGGGATGTGCAGGCCTCTCTGCGTGGGGCCGAAGATCAGTTGCGCAACACGCAGCAGCAGGTCGAGCAGGGCGCGTGCGCGCTGCATGACGATGTGGGTCGCGATATCGATATCCGCAGCAGTGCCACGCCGCTGGAGCTGGCGCATGCGGATGTGTCGGCCGGAGCCAATTCGTCGGTAGGAGGCAACGCTGAGCCAACGCCAGGCTTGGCCGCTGGCGCAGCGGATGCTGCCGGCTCAGCCACTGCGGCACCGCTCATCGCTCAGGCACAGCCCATTGCCCCTGCACCGCATCAAACGCTGATACCGGCCCCCCATGACCCTGTGGTGCCGGCGCCGCACGCCGCGCATCTCACCAGCGCGCCTGCGCAGACGCCGGTAACCGCCACGCCGATCGCGCCGAGTGCATCGACCGAGTTGACTGCGCCGACCGAGCTGACCGCACCGAGCAAGATCCAGGAGAAGCAGCCGTGA
- the tatC gene encoding twin-arginine translocase subunit TatC, translating into MSLFDDAQAESSLIEHLVELRARLVRALIGLGVVLLALLPFSRAIYSWLAAPLISQLPLGQTMIAMNPAGAFFAPLKLTFFVAVFFSVPWLLYQAWAFVAPGLYQREKKLAFPLLASAVALFYIGCAFAYFLVLPAVFHFLTTFKPDVIAITPDANSYLDFVLAIFFAFGASFELPVALVILVLLGWVTPKQLSEGRGYAIVGIFILAAVLTPPDVVSQLMLAIPMCLLYELGIIASRAVGPKAA; encoded by the coding sequence GTGAGCCTGTTCGACGACGCACAGGCCGAAAGCAGTCTGATCGAGCATCTAGTCGAATTGCGCGCGCGCCTGGTACGCGCGCTGATCGGCCTGGGCGTGGTGCTGCTGGCGTTGCTGCCGTTCTCGCGCGCGATTTATTCATGGTTGGCCGCGCCGCTGATTTCGCAGCTGCCGCTCGGGCAGACCATGATCGCGATGAACCCGGCCGGCGCGTTCTTCGCCCCGCTCAAACTGACCTTCTTCGTGGCGGTGTTCTTCAGCGTGCCGTGGCTGCTCTATCAGGCCTGGGCATTCGTGGCGCCGGGTCTGTATCAGCGCGAAAAGAAGCTCGCATTTCCGCTACTGGCCTCGGCGGTGGCGCTGTTCTACATCGGTTGCGCGTTCGCGTATTTCCTGGTGTTGCCGGCGGTGTTCCACTTCCTGACCACGTTCAAACCGGACGTGATCGCCATTACCCCGGACGCCAATTCGTACCTGGATTTCGTGCTGGCGATCTTTTTCGCCTTCGGCGCGAGCTTCGAGCTGCCGGTGGCGCTGGTGATCCTGGTGCTGCTGGGCTGGGTCACCCCCAAGCAACTGAGCGAAGGCCGCGGCTACGCCATCGTCGGCATCTTCATCCTGGCCGCGGTCCTCACCCCGCCGGACGTGGTCTCGCAGCTGATGCTCGCCATCCCGATGTGCCTGCTCTACGAACTCGGCATCATCGCCTCGCGTGCGGTGGGGCCGAAGGCCGCTTAG
- a CDS encoding BPSS1780 family membrane protein, whose translation MSEIRKVPASAGAEWLLTGFSLLKRAPLALGSLGVIWSVAASLVVSLSVLVPLLGPALQLLLVLAGPLFMGGLLWAIREVDEGRVAKPSHLLHGLQNGRAPHLLVSLLPQLIAGLLLGVLLLVMIGATGLQQLSEVMVKINQITQSGAQPDQAQIEQLAASLPAGRILLWLLLTIATFAAMTLALFVMPPQVMFNRSTGGHALRASLRASLHNLPAMLVFFALAFIAIFAIYFAVMIVALIIGLVAGQTVAMWLAQLLLMAVLMPVFAGSVYAAWKQMFSHEGAVAQPAPPSRPDVFAA comes from the coding sequence ATGAGCGAAATCCGCAAGGTGCCGGCATCTGCCGGCGCAGAATGGCTGTTGACCGGTTTCTCGCTGCTGAAGCGGGCGCCGCTAGCGCTTGGCTCGCTGGGGGTGATCTGGAGCGTAGCCGCCTCCCTGGTGGTCTCGCTCTCGGTGCTGGTGCCGCTGCTGGGCCCGGCCTTGCAATTGTTGCTGGTGCTGGCCGGCCCGCTGTTCATGGGCGGGCTGTTATGGGCGATCCGCGAAGTGGACGAAGGCCGCGTTGCCAAACCGTCGCATCTGCTGCACGGTCTGCAGAACGGTCGCGCGCCGCATCTGCTGGTGTCGCTGCTGCCGCAGCTGATCGCCGGCCTGCTGCTGGGCGTGCTGCTACTGGTTATGATTGGTGCCACCGGGCTGCAACAGTTGTCCGAGGTAATGGTCAAGATCAATCAGATCACCCAGTCCGGCGCACAGCCCGACCAGGCGCAGATCGAGCAGCTTGCCGCCAGTCTGCCGGCCGGACGCATCCTGCTGTGGCTGCTGCTGACCATCGCCACCTTTGCGGCAATGACGCTGGCGCTGTTCGTGATGCCGCCACAGGTAATGTTCAACCGCAGCACCGGCGGCCACGCGCTGCGCGCCAGCCTGCGCGCCAGCCTGCACAACCTGCCGGCGATGCTGGTGTTCTTTGCGCTGGCCTTCATCGCCATCTTTGCGATCTATTTCGCGGTGATGATCGTGGCGCTGATCATTGGCCTGGTGGCCGGCCAGACTGTGGCGATGTGGCTGGCCCAGCTGCTGCTGATGGCGGTGCTGATGCCGGTGTTCGCCGGCTCGGTCTATGCTGCCTGGAAGCAGATGTTCAGCCACGAAGGCGCCGTCGCACAGCCCGCCCCGCCGTCGCGCCCGGATGTGTTTGCGGCTTGA
- a CDS encoding glutamine amidotransferase, protein MSALPFLIIETGQPVAAVKRYGRFPHWIRVAAGLAEHETVAIDVANGDRLPDRGGFAGTIVSGSAAFVTDRAEWSERSAEWLRDAAHEGMPLLGICYGHQLLAHALGGEVDYNPAGRESGTIALELHPPAEQDPLFAGLPAHFPAHATHLQTVVRAPEGAIVLAHSRQDRCHAFRWGQATWGVQFHPEFATHHMRGYVQARAECIARHGLCARKLAQEVTAAPVARKLLRRFVHHARGLQTSER, encoded by the coding sequence ATGTCCGCCCTGCCGTTCCTGATCATCGAAACCGGCCAGCCCGTGGCGGCGGTGAAGCGATACGGCCGTTTTCCGCACTGGATCCGCGTGGCGGCCGGGCTGGCCGAGCATGAGACCGTCGCCATCGACGTCGCCAATGGCGACCGCCTGCCAGACCGCGGCGGCTTTGCCGGCACCATCGTCAGCGGCTCGGCCGCCTTCGTCACCGACCGTGCCGAATGGAGCGAACGCAGTGCCGAATGGCTGCGCGATGCCGCTCACGAAGGGATGCCGTTACTGGGTATCTGCTACGGACACCAGCTGCTGGCGCACGCGCTGGGCGGCGAAGTCGACTACAACCCGGCCGGGCGCGAATCCGGCACGATCGCGCTGGAGCTGCATCCGCCGGCCGAGCAAGATCCCTTGTTTGCAGGCTTGCCGGCGCACTTTCCGGCGCACGCCACGCATTTGCAGACGGTAGTGCGTGCCCCGGAGGGGGCCATCGTGCTGGCACACTCGCGCCAGGACCGCTGCCACGCCTTCCGTTGGGGCCAGGCCACCTGGGGGGTGCAGTTCCATCCGGAATTCGCCACCCACCACATGCGCGGGTATGTGCAGGCGCGCGCAGAGTGCATTGCCCGCCATGGCCTGTGTGCGCGCAAGCTGGCGCAAGAGGTCACCGCCGCGCCGGTCGCGCGCAAGTTGCTGCGCCGGTTCGTGCATCATGCACGCGGTCTGCAAACTAGTGAACGCTGA